A region of Candidatus Poribacteria bacterium DNA encodes the following proteins:
- a CDS encoding ABC transporter permease encodes MKPTIETAEEVKDAGEVGQLSYRQLIWRRFRKNRMGVIAGALLLIFYMLAIGADFFAPYHYNEINMRLRHVPPQRLHFSVEDGFYVHGLKSVRNPESLELEFTKDLAQRHPVEFFFKDADGRRHLFSSAGPMFLLGTDRMGRDLLSRIMYGARVSMTLGLVGVFLSIILGSILGTISGYWGGWVDNLIQRVIEILSAFPDIPLWMALGAALPPGWSSIQIYFGITIILSIIRWGGLARQVRGKVLSYRESDFVMAARAAGAGHWHIITKHLLPGCYSHIIVIATLAIPGMILGETALSFLGLGIRPPMTSWGVLLEEAQRVTVLLHYPWLIFPALPVLIVVIAFNFLGDALRDAADPYSD; translated from the coding sequence ATGAAACCTACAATTGAGACTGCCGAAGAAGTTAAAGATGCAGGTGAAGTAGGACAACTGAGTTATCGCCAACTGATATGGCGACGGTTTCGTAAAAATCGGATGGGTGTTATTGCCGGTGCCCTCTTACTCATCTTCTATATGCTCGCCATCGGTGCAGACTTTTTCGCTCCGTATCACTACAACGAAATCAACATGCGACTGCGCCACGTGCCACCCCAACGTCTCCATTTCTCGGTCGAAGACGGATTCTATGTTCACGGATTAAAATCTGTCCGGAACCCAGAAAGTCTTGAGTTAGAATTTACTAAAGATTTGGCACAGCGTCATCCGGTTGAATTCTTTTTCAAGGATGCGGACGGCAGACGACATCTCTTCAGTTCTGCCGGTCCCATGTTTCTGTTAGGCACTGATCGGATGGGGCGTGACCTACTCTCACGAATTATGTACGGGGCACGCGTCTCGATGACGCTCGGTTTAGTCGGTGTTTTTCTCAGCATCATTCTCGGTTCCATCCTCGGTACTATCTCTGGATATTGGGGTGGATGGGTAGACAATCTCATCCAACGCGTTATTGAAATCCTTTCGGCATTTCCAGACATCCCGTTGTGGATGGCACTCGGTGCCGCACTGCCACCGGGTTGGTCGAGCATCCAAATCTACTTCGGTATCACCATTATCTTGTCGATTATACGGTGGGGCGGATTGGCGCGGCAGGTGCGTGGAAAAGTCTTGTCGTATAGGGAGAGTGATTTCGTGATGGCGGCGCGTGCCGCAGGCGCGGGACATTGGCACATCATCACAAAACATTTGCTACCCGGGTGTTACAGCCATATCATCGTTATTGCGACACTCGCTATCCCCGGCATGATTCTCGGAGAGACCGCACTCAGTTTCTTAGGATTAGGGATCCGTCCGCCGATGACGAGTTGGGGGGTCCTACTGGAAGAGGCACAGCGTGTTACCGTTCTACTCCATTATCCGTGGCTCATTTTCCCAGCACTCCCAGTACTTATTGTTGTAATCGCCTTTAACTTCTTAGGTGATGCCCTCCGCGATGCCGCAGATCCATATTCAGATTAA
- a CDS encoding dipeptide ABC transporter ATP-binding protein — MKLLEVNDLRKYFPIQKGIFQRTIGYVKAVDGISFDVQRGETLGLVGESGCGKTTAGRCLLRLIPPTSGSFIFGEEEVDLAKLTYHEMRPYRRRIQMIFQDPHASLNPRMTVGDIVGEPMRVNRTEKGAALQDRIVELLESVGLRSQDMRRYPHAFSGGQRQRIGIARALALQPELIVADEPVSALDVSVQAQILNLLAELREKFHLSYIFIAHDLSVVEHISDRVAVMYLGKIVEISDAETLYQSPKHPYTEALISAVPLPDPSAQRKREHIRLEGDVPDPSQPPTGCYFHPRCRYATDICKQETPELRQVAPGVQVACHHSDTLELQGVE, encoded by the coding sequence ATGAAGTTGCTTGAGGTGAACGATCTCAGAAAATATTTTCCGATACAGAAAGGTATCTTTCAACGCACTATCGGTTATGTCAAAGCAGTCGACGGTATCAGTTTTGATGTCCAACGCGGTGAAACACTCGGACTCGTCGGTGAAAGCGGCTGTGGGAAAACCACAGCAGGACGATGCCTACTCCGATTGATTCCGCCCACAAGCGGGAGTTTCATTTTCGGTGAGGAAGAAGTCGATTTAGCGAAGTTAACCTACCATGAGATGCGTCCGTATCGTAGACGTATCCAGATGATCTTCCAAGATCCGCATGCATCGCTTAATCCTCGGATGACGGTGGGAGATATTGTTGGTGAGCCGATGCGCGTCAATCGGACCGAGAAGGGCGCAGCACTGCAAGACCGGATTGTTGAACTATTGGAATCTGTGGGCTTGAGATCACAGGATATGCGCCGATACCCACACGCCTTTAGTGGCGGACAACGCCAACGTATTGGTATCGCGCGGGCATTAGCACTACAACCTGAACTCATCGTCGCAGATGAACCCGTCTCGGCATTGGATGTTTCCGTCCAAGCACAAATTCTCAATCTACTGGCGGAGCTCCGTGAAAAATTCCACCTCTCTTATATCTTTATCGCACACGATCTGAGCGTCGTTGAGCATATCAGCGACCGCGTTGCAGTCATGTATCTCGGTAAAATCGTGGAGATCAGCGATGCTGAAACCCTTTATCAATCGCCGAAACACCCCTACACGGAAGCATTAATATCTGCTGTGCCACTTCCAGATCCGAGTGCACAACGCAAACGCGAACATATCCGTCTTGAAGGGGATGTTCCCGATCCATCTCAACCGCCGACTGGATGCTATTTTCACCCGCGGTGCCGATACGCAACCGATATATGCAAACAGGAAACGCCAGAACTCCGTCAGGTAGCGCCGGGTGTTCAGGTGGCATGTCATCACAGTGATACCTTAGAGTTACAGGGGGTAGAGTGA
- a CDS encoding acetamidase/formamidase family protein — MATHHFEPTVYYTAIGAHEPVLHIESGDTVFTTTVDNAGYDANDTQVTEGGNPQTGPFYVESAEPGDTLAVHFDRVLPNRKVGRTAMVVAPNVLDPHYVASEMPEGGRAEWHVDVEKWTATLMTPETQLGKLTLPLEPMVGCFGVAPPRGQAISTATSSTHGGNMDYRGFQEGVTVYFPVFVSGGLFHLGDGHAVQGDGEIVGTGIEISFDVQFTVEVLKGKSINWPRAENSDYILAAGNARPLDQAVQHATTELLRWLGELGLEKSAAHILLGQAVEYDMGNVFDPAYTMVCKIKKSILRDIGIM; from the coding sequence ATGGCGACACATCACTTTGAACCGACGGTCTATTACACAGCGATTGGTGCACACGAACCGGTGCTCCACATTGAGAGCGGAGACACCGTTTTTACAACCACCGTGGACAACGCGGGCTACGATGCCAACGATACACAGGTCACCGAGGGAGGAAACCCACAAACAGGTCCTTTTTACGTTGAATCGGCAGAACCGGGAGATACATTAGCGGTCCATTTTGATCGGGTCCTCCCGAATCGAAAAGTCGGACGGACGGCTATGGTCGTTGCTCCGAATGTTTTGGATCCGCACTACGTTGCATCCGAGATGCCCGAAGGTGGGCGCGCTGAGTGGCACGTGGATGTGGAAAAGTGGACGGCGACATTGATGACCCCAGAGACACAGCTGGGTAAACTTACGCTCCCGCTTGAACCGATGGTCGGGTGTTTCGGTGTTGCGCCGCCGCGAGGACAAGCGATCTCGACAGCGACCTCCTCCACACACGGCGGAAATATGGACTATCGCGGTTTTCAAGAGGGAGTTACTGTTTATTTTCCAGTGTTCGTCTCCGGTGGGCTTTTTCATCTCGGTGATGGACATGCTGTGCAAGGTGATGGTGAAATCGTTGGGACGGGCATCGAAATTTCTTTTGATGTGCAGTTCACGGTTGAAGTGCTCAAGGGAAAAAGCATCAACTGGCCCCGTGCGGAAAACAGTGATTATATTCTCGCGGCGGGTAATGCGCGTCCGCTGGATCAGGCGGTGCAACACGCCACGACGGAACTTCTTCGATGGTTGGGTGAACTCGGTTTGGAAAAAAGCGCAGCACATATCCTGTTAGGGCAGGCGGTAGAATACGATATGGGAAACGTTTTCGATCCAGCGTATACGATGGTCTGTAAAATCAAAAAGTCGATACTTCGGGATATTGGGATTATGTGA
- a CDS encoding ABC transporter substrate-binding protein, whose product MRKLIETSQTVAKVLIILLIFVAGCSGNPLEDTSDFPRGLEAKEAPMWAKRVAEGKLPSLAERLPENPLVAKTNFDGYERPGPYGGTWHRFHTHPDLGTWKMTAGYAPLIRWKFDASGLEPGLAESWEFNEDGSMLTLHLRKGVKWSDGHPYTSASFAFYYALCLDERYKYSPPVWCQVNGIPMEVETPDDYTIVMKFAGPNWLVPLWLATGFWWCNQYNIPEHYMMQFHPDHNAKYTDFIQFEKEDIPHQNPGRPTLWPWRVTKYEKGGFRVELERNPYYYVVDELGRQLPYIDRVKTSLVPEPQVRVLKVLAGEIDCQYRGMELRDLALYLKGQEKGNYKVRRWKSTAGAQPAILINWTAPDPELRKLIRDQRFRKALAYGIDRVKCNEIAWRGLLEPQAATVSQEGWHFADEDGQALFEEWKRADADFDIAAGNRLLDEMGLTERDEDGYRLRPDGKRVEMLMDVPSSNLNSQENDIGLIIQEGWEQLGLKTLLYTPPGAELSLRRTLGKFTISMHGEAEMDLFTYPDWVFPTLAKYWHPKVGKWYETGGEKGEPPTGPLKKLLDLYDEIKKEPDEKQRHQYVRDAVRIHIDEGPFHLGSAARSPSLLVVANHFHNVPNDGILGPWAIVTPATSYPEQCWMSKE is encoded by the coding sequence ATGCGAAAGTTAATAGAAACCTCTCAGACTGTGGCTAAAGTCCTGATTATTTTGCTGATTTTCGTTGCTGGGTGTTCAGGTAACCCATTGGAAGATACCTCCGATTTTCCGCGTGGGCTTGAGGCGAAAGAAGCACCGATGTGGGCAAAACGCGTCGCCGAAGGCAAACTCCCCTCTCTCGCCGAACGGCTTCCAGAAAACCCACTCGTCGCCAAAACGAATTTCGACGGCTATGAACGTCCCGGTCCCTATGGTGGCACGTGGCACCGGTTCCACACACATCCAGATTTGGGCACTTGGAAGATGACAGCGGGTTACGCACCCCTCATCCGATGGAAATTTGATGCCTCTGGTTTGGAACCCGGTCTCGCTGAATCGTGGGAATTTAATGAGGATGGAAGTATGTTGACGTTGCATCTCCGCAAGGGGGTCAAATGGTCGGATGGGCATCCCTATACCTCTGCCTCGTTCGCTTTCTATTATGCGCTCTGCCTTGATGAACGCTATAAGTACAGCCCACCGGTTTGGTGCCAAGTAAACGGCATACCCATGGAAGTCGAAACGCCTGATGATTATACGATTGTCATGAAATTCGCAGGTCCCAATTGGCTCGTGCCGCTCTGGTTAGCGACCGGCTTTTGGTGGTGCAATCAGTATAACATTCCCGAACACTATATGATGCAGTTCCACCCAGATCACAACGCCAAATATACCGATTTCATTCAATTCGAGAAGGAAGATATCCCGCATCAGAACCCCGGGCGCCCAACGTTGTGGCCCTGGCGGGTGACAAAATATGAAAAGGGTGGCTTCCGTGTTGAACTGGAACGTAATCCGTATTACTATGTCGTTGATGAACTCGGCAGGCAGCTCCCTTACATTGACAGAGTTAAGACAAGTTTGGTGCCTGAGCCGCAGGTTCGCGTCCTCAAAGTCCTCGCGGGCGAGATCGATTGCCAATATCGTGGAATGGAACTCCGTGATCTTGCACTCTATTTGAAGGGACAGGAGAAGGGGAACTATAAGGTGCGTCGCTGGAAAAGCACGGCTGGCGCGCAACCCGCTATCTTGATTAACTGGACTGCCCCTGATCCTGAATTAAGAAAACTCATTCGGGATCAACGTTTCCGTAAGGCACTCGCTTACGGTATTGATCGCGTGAAATGTAACGAGATTGCATGGCGTGGTTTATTGGAACCCCAAGCGGCGACCGTCAGTCAAGAGGGATGGCACTTCGCCGATGAAGATGGACAGGCCCTCTTTGAAGAATGGAAGCGAGCCGATGCAGACTTTGATATTGCTGCAGGAAACCGCCTCTTAGATGAAATGGGACTCACGGAACGCGATGAAGATGGTTATCGGCTGCGTCCAGATGGCAAACGGGTTGAGATGCTTATGGACGTTCCGAGTTCTAATCTCAACAGCCAGGAGAATGACATCGGGCTGATTATTCAAGAGGGATGGGAGCAGCTCGGCTTGAAAACGCTGCTCTATACTCCTCCGGGTGCCGAGTTAAGTTTGCGTCGCACGCTTGGCAAGTTCACAATCAGTATGCACGGTGAAGCGGAGATGGATCTCTTTACGTATCCGGATTGGGTGTTTCCGACACTCGCTAAGTACTGGCACCCCAAGGTAGGAAAATGGTATGAAACGGGTGGTGAAAAGGGCGAACCCCCCACCGGACCCCTAAAAAAGTTGCTTGACTTATACGACGAAATTAAAAAGGAACCCGATGAAAAACAGCGGCATCAATATGTCCGGGACGCAGTTAGGATTCACATCGACGAAGGACCATTTCATCTCGGTTCTGCTGCGCGTTCACCATCGCTCTTAGTCGTAGCGAACCATTTTCACAACGTCCCAAACGACGGCATTTTGGGCCCATGGGCAATTGTTACACCCGCGACCAGTTATCCCGAACAGTGCTGGATGTCTAAGGAATAG
- a CDS encoding ABC transporter permease produces the protein MITYIIRRCLIAIPTLMAISIISFIIIQLPQGDYLDREIQRLEEEFGDSSSLAHVEELRARYGLNEPLWKRYFIWITGFVRGNFGESFEYKREVHELIWDRIAFTLIISVGSLIFTYVVAIPLGVYSATHQYKWSDNFLTFLSFVGMSIPAFLLALSLMVFAFDIFGVPLFGLFSAYYEGAPWTWGKLTDLFKHLWIPVIVVGINGTASLMRIMRGNLLDVLGQPFVQTARAKGLKEVVVVSKHAVRIAINPLISILGMSLPGILSGSAIVSIVLGLPTVGPILLRSLLNEDIYLAGTLIMMLSLLLVIGNLLADIALAWVDPRIRYE, from the coding sequence ATAATTACCTATATCATTCGCCGATGTTTGATCGCGATTCCGACACTCATGGCGATTTCTATCATCTCTTTTATCATCATTCAGCTCCCGCAAGGCGATTACCTCGACCGGGAAATTCAGCGGTTGGAGGAAGAATTCGGCGATAGCAGTTCGCTGGCGCATGTTGAGGAATTGCGGGCACGCTACGGCTTGAACGAACCGCTGTGGAAACGCTATTTTATCTGGATAACTGGTTTTGTGCGCGGTAACTTCGGTGAGTCGTTTGAGTATAAACGAGAAGTCCACGAACTGATATGGGATAGGATAGCCTTCACCCTGATTATCTCTGTCGGATCGCTCATCTTCACCTATGTTGTCGCAATCCCCCTCGGTGTCTATTCCGCAACGCATCAATACAAATGGTCGGATAATTTTCTCACCTTCCTTAGTTTTGTCGGGATGTCAATACCGGCGTTTCTCTTAGCACTGTCGTTGATGGTATTCGCGTTTGACATCTTCGGTGTCCCGCTGTTTGGACTGTTCTCCGCTTACTATGAAGGCGCGCCGTGGACCTGGGGCAAACTGACCGACCTTTTCAAACACCTCTGGATACCTGTTATTGTCGTCGGCATTAATGGGACTGCGAGTCTGATGCGGATCATGCGTGGCAACTTACTTGATGTTCTTGGGCAGCCTTTCGTCCAAACGGCAAGAGCAAAAGGACTTAAAGAAGTCGTCGTGGTGAGTAAGCATGCAGTGCGGATTGCGATCAATCCACTTATCAGTATTCTGGGAATGAGTCTACCCGGCATTCTCTCCGGTTCGGCGATCGTCTCAATCGTCTTGGGGTTACCGACAGTCGGACCGATTCTCTTACGCAGTTTGCTGAACGAGGACATCTATCTCGCGGGGACGTTGATTATGATGCTGAGTCTCCTTTTGGTTATCGGAAACCTGCTCGCAGACATAGCCCTCGCTTGGGTAGATCCGAGGATTCGCTATGAATGA
- a CDS encoding SDR family NAD(P)-dependent oxidoreductase has translation MQNPLDPTARKIKKTDLGFFATDVSFTDKSAIVTGSSRGIGRAIAIELARQGADVLINYNQNRDAAESVQQEVEALGRKAVIIQADISDLDAHERLLNTAHHAFGKVDILINNAGITRIADILEETPEQFDLIVNTNLKATHFLTQRVANYMVTNEIRGCIIYTLSISDIMASDNRTAYCISKAGLEMSMRAFAGRLAAHGIKVNGIAAGVIDTDLSRVRIPDYEEAAEKGYIFMVRAGAPEDVAHATISAMRLYDTGVVLPAAGGVMTPLLNLRSMAELDMNKE, from the coding sequence ATGCAAAACCCACTTGATCCAACCGCAAGGAAAATTAAAAAAACAGACCTTGGATTCTTCGCAACAGATGTTTCATTCACAGATAAATCCGCAATCGTGACAGGTTCCAGCCGTGGTATCGGACGCGCAATCGCCATTGAATTGGCACGCCAAGGTGCCGATGTCCTTATCAACTACAACCAAAACCGTGATGCTGCCGAATCCGTCCAACAGGAAGTAGAGGCACTCGGCAGAAAAGCGGTTATTATCCAAGCAGACATCAGTGACCTCGACGCACACGAAAGATTACTCAATACCGCACACCATGCTTTCGGAAAGGTAGACATCCTCATCAACAACGCCGGTATCACCCGTATCGCTGATATTCTTGAGGAGACACCGGAACAGTTCGACTTGATTGTCAATACCAACCTGAAGGCAACCCATTTTCTCACGCAACGCGTCGCAAATTACATGGTAACAAACGAGATTCGCGGCTGTATCATCTACACACTCTCGATCTCCGATATCATGGCGTCCGACAACCGAACCGCCTACTGTATTTCAAAAGCGGGATTAGAGATGAGCATGCGTGCCTTTGCTGGACGCTTGGCGGCACACGGCATTAAAGTGAACGGCATTGCTGCCGGTGTGATTGATACCGATCTGTCGCGGGTCCGTATACCGGATTATGAGGAAGCCGCGGAGAAAGGCTATATCTTTATGGTCCGTGCTGGCGCGCCTGAGGATGTCGCGCACGCCACGATTTCTGCCATGAGACTTTATGATACCGGAGTCGTCCTCCCCGCTGCTGGTGGTGTGATGACACCGCTGTTGAATCTTCGGTCTATGGCAGAATTAGATATGAATAAAGAGTAG